Within the Miscanthus floridulus cultivar M001 chromosome 17, ASM1932011v1, whole genome shotgun sequence genome, the region aaaaacagtgTTCCTTCGCTAAAAAAGTACGAttgataagccaagcgaacatggcactTTTTCGATCTTTGATATTTGAGCCTCCAGACTTGACGGTATCATTGGAGTTACCAACTCTTGACTTTTGATATTTGAATTCCTAGACGTGTATGGCGGTGCCACTGAACTTGCCCTAAATGGCTAAATGCCAACATTGGTCCAAATAGTCTTTATCTTAGCATGTTGACCAAATATATAgtacaagaaaatattaataatattatgagctatttttataataaatttatttgaagatacaaatattgctaatattttttctacaatctagtcaaacttaagagAGTTTAACCATTACACGACACTTAAAAAGGGACATAGGGAGTAGGTAGCATACCATGTCTATTTGTACCAATGCGTCCGAGACAAGTCAACGGATCTAAATGCTACCACAATAAATATTTAGGGACCCAAATACATATTCTCTCTGTCCCTGAGTAAATAGATTTTTAGAGTTGTCTTAAATCAATTTTTTAAAACTTTAaccaaatttctaaaaaaaatctgtCAAGTTTTATGACATCAGAATTAGTATTATcgcagaatatatttttataatatgcaTATTTTTTGTCATAAATATTATTACTCTTTCATATAAAGTTAgttaaacttaagatagtttgattTACCTGGATTCTAGTCATGGATTTATTAGGGAACAGACAAAGTAAAAAGGATAGAgacccaaatatatatataaaaaataagagTTGAAAATCTGAATGACATTGCCTACAAGTTCAAAGATTCAAATACCAAAATTGGAGAGTTGTGACTTGTGACCCACGTGACAGCGTCGCTCTTTCTAGTTAATCACTGACACATTCACGTGGCTCGGATTTTGACACGAAGGCCAGCCTATCCAAATCTGCCGCCAAATTAGCACAGGAATACATATCATTTTCCACATTTAATCCTTTCCATATCAACATCTCGACAACAGCATAAATTTTAAAAGGCGCTCCTGTCGCCGCCGGCTCCGCCAGCGGTCCCTTCCGTCTCCGATGGCCTGCGGGACGTCGCGAGGGGGTGGGGATCGCTGGTCTCTTGCGGCGCCGGCGAggcgatggcggcggtggaaTAAATCCTCTCGGACTCTTCCTCGCCCCATCGGCGCTCCACTCCGGCGATGATGGCGAGCCCGTGGAGGTGGTGCTCCCCGTGTGGAGTCCTTGTACAGGAGACCGCGCAGACTGCCGTTCTGTCGTCTCCGGGGGGCGGCGTGCTTCGTCAAGGGTGCGGAGATGGCTGCGGGTGATGCGGAATGCGGGAGTGTGGATCGAGCTCGAGCTTCCCTCGGCGcgagtcgacggcgagctttGATTCAAGATCGGAGGAGCTTGGGGCACGTCCCCGGCCGACGCTTCTTCAACGACGGAATCGTCCCGGCCTCAGTGTTGGGCAACTACTGCAGCTCGATAAAGCTTCTATGCGATGGAGTTCCTCCAGATCTGGGCGGCGGCGGGTGCTCCTGATGCTGGAGATGGACGGTGGCGGCGTTCGTCGACGAGCACGGTGGCCAGGGTCAGGACAGCTGTCTCTGTTTCCTGTACCTTCGTATCTGTATGTGTCTGTGTACATTCTCCTTATCTAAGTAATACAGAtacattttatcaaaaaaaaaaaaacataaatttTAAAAACATGGGCTTCACTAAAGATATACATCAATACAATGAATCAGCCATATCCTCAAAAAATTGCAATTTCTCACTCGACAAGGCAACGAAACAAGATTGAATGAAACTTGAGCCCCCCTAATCTGGGCCTAGTCACTACCAACCTACACTACTTACAAAAACCAACTATACTTTTTCCCAGTTTTTCATCCCTGTGTATAAGTACAAAGTTAGATCAAACTTGTGGCCTCAGTCAGCCACTCAGCTGCATGCAAATATACAGTTAGATAGCCTTGTGACATCCTGGCCTTCATTCTATATGTCCTACATCACGCTGCTTATAATCACAATTTATGGTTGTGGACTCCATGGGAGAGATTCCCTTGCTACTCCACCTGGGGTATGTGCTCTTCAACCTTTGATGGAAGCCTTGTGTATTGTGCCAGCAGACTCCCCCATTTCCCTTTCTATGCGATCTTATTGTATTTTAGTATCTCAAGCAATAGATAATGCAGTTGTCATTGGGGGTAGCATCACAAGTGTGGAGTAAGCTGTGGCGATACAACACCATGTGCAGAATCCCTTGCTCTTTCCGACTCATTGCGAAGAAAGCAACATGTTAAAGCAGAAGTGACTTACATAAAACACATCTTCTTCCCCTTGTTCCCCTATTTTGTATTCACCTTGTTATATGTCAGAAATGTTCCTTGTGGAATTCGAATTTTGTTGTAGACTTGCCATTGAATTCATAACAGAGTTTGCTTAGTTCCTGTGCTAGAACTGGAGCCCCACAGTAGAACACTCCTGtacacaacaacaacagcaattACCTTCTTACAGTGATCATATCATAGAAGATGGGACCAAGATTACTGATTCAGCCAGAAGTGGACGTTGTTTACTCCTAGATATTTCTTTTTGGATTATATGGACCTGCTTTGTTGCCCTGGCCACGCCCAGGCAGCACCAtcccaccctaggtgctcaaaaTTAGATGCCTGGGGTTGCTGCCTAGGCCAGGCAGCTTTCCCATGGTCTGAACTATACAGGCCCAAAATTAGCCAAAAACAAAAGTATGGACTTCCAAAAGTCCTTGTAAGCAAGGAGGCTTTCAAGTCCTTACCCATGTGTGCTCATTGTTCACAGTAACCACCTACTTTTACTGAGATCTAGGAAGTTTCTTGCTTTAGTTATATGCATGAGCTAGTTCAGGTTTTATAAAGGAGTTAACAAAACCATCCTGAAGGATATTCACAGCTAAAAATGATAAAAGGTAGCTTTCAACTATATCAGGAATATGAAACGTATCTGACCTATCTTAGCATATGGATGTTTGGTAGCTATCTTAGATAGGACCTTCTTAAAATTTGGTCTTGCAAAATGTGTCCGCACCTGCAAAAACAGCTTATCAGtacaacaaaaacaaaaagatTTTTCTGCCAAGCGAGTTGGGataggaaaaaaagaaagaaacaaaaaagaacAGCATATCATTTGGTACCAAATGACAAGTTATTCCACATATTTTCTTAACCTGTACTACAATGAAGTTTTAACGCTTTAGGATGTGATGCATATTGGAGTGCTGGAACTTACTTTAGTTCCAGAAACTATATCAACGCCATTCTTGGCATGGTTGAGAGCTTGTAGCATCGTAATGAGTGCTGACCGGGCATCCCCTTCCTCATAAACACTTGTGAGATAGTTGTGCATCTCAATGATATTCTAGTATTGAACAAGAGCATCTGTAAGAACAAATTTGCAAAGGGAAAACCAAATAGCATGATTTGTAAAAGATAATGGCTCAATGATACATACCCTCTGATCTAGTTCAGCAATTTCATTCATGACCCCTTTAAACCAATCAAAAGACCCTTGTTCACGTGTCACCCAATAAAAGTAAGCATTTGTTGTCTTCAGTACCCTCTTTGGTTTTGAGGTAATCCTCATAAGGGTGTCAAGATCAACATGTGCCTTGCTGCGACCAATTGGTGGGTAAAGATCGCTTGAAGCTTCCTGCAATTTTTACGTGAATAAATTAATTACTGGTCTAGTCTGGTATTAATGAGGACAAAATTTTGAATAGATGACTAACTAAACACAAAGAAAACAAGAATTTCAATCATTGTTAATTCCTAGATCACAAAACAGAAAATAAGAGGCcagtttttgtttttttatatataatataaGAGGCAAGTTGGAGATATGAGAAAGATCACTTACTTCCTCTTCCTCCATTTTGATGATGTTATTGAGCAGGTCTTTCAGTATGCTAATAAAAGGTGTGGCACCAATTCCTAATCCAACAAGTAGTAAAACATCATACTTGCTGTAGTCCTGTGCAGGAGAACCGTATGGTCCATCAATCAAAAGTTTTGGTAACCTGCATttccccaaaaaaaaaaacatgaagcCCCAAATAGAAAAAACATATTATTAAGTGTTGAGATGCATATAGGGATTTAACATACGCTTTCTTAGTTGTCTCGTCTGCTCGAAGAAGGCCACTTTTCCCACCCACCGGTGGCTCACAAGCCGCTGAGAATACCCGCTTGAGCTCCCGTGTCCAGTCACCAAGTTGTCGAACATGAATGCTTAAATAGTCATCCCCAGGTGCTGAAGTAATTGAGAAAGGATGCCTGAAAGAAGAAACAAGTGTTTAACATATTCTACTGTCCAGACTCCAGAAACATGATTTTGTGAGCTAGCTCGAGTTTAGTTACAAAGAAGATCCACACACCATTCAAAAGGTGAAACTGCAGGGCATTGAACAAACATATACTGCCCGCTCTTGTAACGGAATGTGGGAGGTTTAGACATCTGCAATGTCAAAACATTACCAGGATATATAGCCACCTGCAAAAGAACCATCGGTCAGAGGACTGTAAACAAATTAATACTCAGATTTCTAAATATGTGAAGGTTACCTTCAATAACCGGACAGAGTAACTGCCCGATCTGAAAAACCTCAGAGTCCTCTCCCCTACATACAGACCAACAGGAACAGCAAGATACATCCATGTCTGTACAAAATAAAAGGATATTAGATACTTAAAAAGTTACTGAGGTCCACAGAGTAGACAGAATAAAAAATGAAGGTTAGCTCACCGTCTTTTTGTACCAGTCGTGGATAAGGTATAGACACTCTCCATGAATAACAAGTGCTATGTACACAATGATGAACAAATGATGGGAGTACCAGAATGCATTGAAGCCAGTTAGTTTGTCAAATGGCCTTGGAAGCTTCACCAGGCTACGGCGGAACCACCTTGTTGCTAGAGTAAAAGCGATAAGCATACACACAACCATGATTACCCCTGATATGCCCTCCACTCCTTTTACCAGAGCTAGATATGTTGGTTTATTTTCCCCAAAGTATTTGCGCAGCGGAGCATACTTCATCTCTGATGAACTAATGAGCCGTGGAAAATCACATACAAGGTGGCTCCCTGCATGAAGAACAACACCAACCACAATTGCTGCTGCAATAGTCTGCCATTACAAAACAAGCAAAAGAAAAATTGTTCTTTTAGTTATATTCTTGGTCTGGCTGAATCACATGTCACATGTATGTCCTTATTATGAAAAACCCTTATCAGGCACCACTAATGCCCCCATTATACTTATGATTAATTTTTTGTTACATTCACAGCCAATAAGAAAAGTCAGCCATGAGTTGCCTTGGCATGGCATTGCCTGACTTTTACTTTTAGCTAAATTGCTATGATCAAATCACAGTGCACGTACAATCAAATGGTTTTAGCTTATCGGTACCTCCTTTTAACTGAATATCAGGCATGAACATATTTCCATCAGCAAAATCACGTTCTTTGTTAGCTGAAGCTAAGCGGCAGGCAGAACACTGGCTACCTTGTGTGCTGATCAAGAACAATATTGAGTGAATATGATCTACCGTAAAGGCACAAAATGACTATTTAATAGGGTTAACACAATCTAGACTATGTCCCGACTGTAGGAACGTTAAATAAAGCTTTCAAACAAAATGCATGGAGGAACAATCCATCAATTGAGCTGTATATCTAATAGGTATAGTACCTAAGTCTCTTTTCGAACTGCTGGACATATGTGATAAAGCAGCCCCACATGTGACAaccatgcaatgcaagggacaattcATTTAACCAATTTTCTTGAATCACATTCACGTGAATTCAGAACGACCGGCATGCGCTATAGAAACAAAGTAAAGATGATGAAAATGTGTAACATATCTCACAAACACAACCACTTGTAAACCCTAAAGCTGTACCACGAGTCCACGACCCTCCAGCCCCCATTTTGAAGGGGCAATAAAGAACTAATTTAAGTCTAGGGCTAACCTTGTGAAAGTTTATGTTGTCATCGAACGGCAATGCTCGTGCAGCTTTTGTATTCCGCAGCCAGGTGATAGTGTTGCGACATACAGGCAAGAGAATAAGTGCCATGTTCAGTTTGAGAGTCTCTGCAGCACCTTTCGCAGTTGTGACACAGTAGCCCATCACATCAAAGACATAACGGTTACGGTACTGAATGAACTTCCAAATGAACAACCCAGCCATTACTCCAATCCACACTGCAAGCACCCAGAGACGTTTCCAGTTGTCCTCCAGATAGTAGTTCAATGTGCTGCTAATTTTTCGGATCGGACTTCTTTTCCTTAGACCAGCAAGGTTCTGACTTAGTGCCTGGCTTGTGTAGCTCAAGGCCTGGCTGTAGTTCACATAGGTATCCTTTTGCAGTAGCAGTGTCTCCAATTGCCAAAGCTGCAATGACaataaaaagcaaaaaaaaaaatcaatatgtCACATAATTGCACTCTACATCCCTAACACCAGACCAATTTGGGAAAAAAATAACTATAGAGCAATTTTCCAAAGATGTTTGTTTTACAGGTTTCAACCAACAGGTCATTGATcaggcgcgcgcgcacacacacacacacacacacacacacacacacacacacacacacacacatatatatatatataaacgtaGTGCATTTAAAATGTGGTGCATATGATAATTTAGTACTGAAATTAAAGAGCAAAACTACAAAAACCTTTTAGAATATTGTGCAGTGAGGATCTCCCTAGACAAAAGGAAAAGCAAAAATATCCTTGTTGACTTCAGAGAAGTATAACTGCTCAATTGCATAGGTATAGCTTCAGATTCAGCATAACGATTAGATATTTGATAGCTAACTTTatgaatgattctatgcttaCAGTAATTTTATTTATTAGCACATAAAATATGATCGCGTCTAAGTGAATTAACAATAATAGTTCATAGTGTCATCTCCTGAGAATCCATAATTACACTTCTCAGGAGAAAAAGAAGCAGGTTAACCATACACGTCAATCTAAGGGACAAAAGTCAAACACTCAACCAGACTGCAGGTGGTCCCCTCAAGATTATAATTGCATCTGGTGGCGCACATGGCTCCCATATGAGCCCACCATACATGCCACAATCTTGTAGAACATGCACGCAATAATTCCATTGTGAAAAGGTGGGACATGAACTTGATTCTCAGACTCTCAGTTGTACTCACATCTGAGGACTGAAATTACACGAGTACAAAAATAGCAATACTGCATAGGATTATCTGAAAATAAAAAAAGATGTGTTACTTTGTTCAACAAAATATAATTAGTACTAGACACCTAATAGAACTATTGGCAGCAACTGTTATGACTGTTGTCCTTCAAGGAATGGCATCTAGAGTTCTAGACACCTAGTCTTGCATTTGACAAATGCAGCCATTTGGGACTAAATGGAGAAGCAGATGGTTGAAAGCGGTACAGGAAAATCCCGTACCGACCAATACATTCTCCGTAATATAATACTGTTTACTTTTTTATCAAAACAAGTTGTCATTTCGTGATTCTAGCAAAGCCGTTTTGTACCCTTAGTTATTTTGATAAAAATGGGAAAATCCCATACTGGCCGCTTTTGTTTCCATATTAGCACTTCATACCGTTTTCACCCCTACCATAATGcttcatttgaaaaaaaaaaatctaagtcTAAGATTCAGTATGGATGGTAATTTGTATCTTTTTTGATAGGATTCATTTTGTTCACTAAAAATTTTGTATTAGATATGAAACATGATCTTATATCACCTGAAAACAATCATCATACTGTGTGCTCTGCCTTGCTGAAGAGTAAAAGTAGAGGATGGATGAAAGTTTCTCCATACAGCTGGTTATTTAAATATAGAGATTTTTATCAAGAATTCAGATTATTTAAATATCATGTTGATGAGAGCGACCTGTAGATTTTTGGTCCCCGCAGCTGGAACTTGGTGTCCTCATCAGATTTTACAGTAGCTAGGAAACAATTTAAGCTGCCATGGCTAGGCTCCCTCGTGTAATATGAGTGCTGACAACATAGATGTTTTAGTTACAATATACTCCTACAATGTGCTGGCTAGAGCTAAAATACTTTTGCAGTTTTGCTACTAGATGCAACCTCAAGTGAACCCATGTATAATGTCTTCAGATATAAAGATCAAAGAGTCTCCTTAGATGAAGTCAGGTGGTTAGTGGTTACATTTTAAAGAAAGAACGGCTCCAGTTGCCCCATCTCCTTTTATCATGGAAAGAAACTCAACTGCACAGTTAAAAAAAAATGGAGATAGAACTCCAAAATGTacatgaggagcaagcactaggaGAAATAATAAAATAAGAGACTTCTTTCCAGACCAAATATGAGCTAGATGGTTATGGCCACAGACCACTGCATTCTGGTATGTTAAGTAGATGTACAGAAGGGAAGCAGAGATGACCAAGATTAGACTGGCATGTACGaaagttggaggaggagatcagTGGAAGGGTTTGACTAGGCAGGAGCAAGAAAACAAAATCTTCCTTCAGATACTGACCCAGGAATGGGACTCTTTCAATAAAAAAGTTGGTTAACTTTCGCTTTCAATTTTCACCAAATAAGAAATAGTAGCTGGTGAACTGATCAACCCTGTCATGTTGTTTGGTTAAAACAAGTTAATGCAGCCCTGCAGTATCAGTTTATTACTGGACAGACCCAAATACGTCCAGTCAAAACTCTTTATTTTTGTCGCAATACTCAATAATGCAACATTTTGTAGTCAGGTTATTTCTCCTAGACACCTTCAAAATCGGTGCAATATAAGAGTATCATGGAATCAGTTATTTGTCTCAGATCATACACAGTATGGGATAAAACGACATGCTATGTTTACCTCAATGTAGCCAAGCCCTTCAGGATCAAGTTCCTCCATGATCAAGGCTGCATACTCCTCAGCTTGCTCCTTAAGCCTCGACAATTTATTAGCAGAAGCACTCAGCATAATGATCTGGAAACAAAACAACGGCATTTTTCAATCAACTGTATCACCAACCATATTTTTCAGTTTTCAcacatgggggggggggggggggggggggggggcgggggaaGTAACCCAAACAAACAACCTAGCCTGGCCCTTTCCACGATGACCTCAGTTAAATAAACAAATTAAGCTCTAATCCAAAAGCTCCCCCCTTTCCACGCATCGTTTGAGCAGATTAGAGTACTAATTAGGAAGCATGACAGAAGTGTCCCCCACCAACTATTGCTTTCTGGCCTCCAGCCTCCTGTAGGCCAGTTCCATCTCCATCAATAGTAAATTTACTAAACACCACTCCCACGTTTAGAACCAACAACATCGATTGCTAAAAaatacagaaatgctatacatgtgttttagcaaaaaaaaacacatgaatttttttatatCTATGACGtctggggcccacatgtcataacGAACACATAAACACCTCTGcgaaaaaaaattatttcctgTGATCTAAAAAATTATTTCTTATTTCCTGTGATCTTGCGATTATctgaaggtagaagaaggctggaggctgaaggtagaagaagACTGGAGGTTGTTGGATTTTAATCCTACGGTGcctaaaaaattcatgtgttaacTACATAAAACACGTGGCTGTGTGGTAGAcagactcaaaaaaaaaaaaatgatgtGGGGAGACCGGCCGGTGGTGGGGATGCTTTCTCCGCCAGTTTCGCCGGGATGATGCCTCGATTAGTCGGCAATGTTTCTCCAAGCTACCAAGTCCGTAATCCTTATGCGTAAATCCAGGAACACAAACTTGTaaggcaacaaaaaaaaacaagtagTACATAACTACAGAAGCATGGAAATGGACAGCCCAGTTATCAAAAGACCCCTAAATAATTGTACGAAAATATCCCCAAACGGGagagcaaaaacaaaacaaaaaaatcgcAAGTGAAACACCAAGCACAGCTACGAGGAATTGTTTACCTCTTTCACCTCGGCCTCCGTGATATGGCCATCTGCGTTCTTATCCACCCTGATTAAAATGataatatatacatatagaaaaaaACGAAGACACATTAATAAAACTGAACAACTGATGTGTTCATATAGCGCTAATTTGATAGCAGTTCTCAGATTGCAGTAGTTACATGTCAAAGAAAATCTGGAGGCGCGAGTCGAAGCTGTTGTCGGTGATCTGCTGCCAGATCTCGCGCAGCTcatccttgttgatcttatcCACCTGCATCTGCCGGCGGCGGCTCAGCGTGTCGAAAAGCTCCATCGCGAACTCCTGCGACTCCGTCATCCCTGCATCCAAAAACTCCAATGCGGTTAGGAACTAATCGCTCGAAGAAGCCTGGGGTTTCTGGAAGGGAAAGGGGGAGGGGACTGAAGCGAACCTATGCATTTGGGGAAGTCGGCGCGGGAGAGGTAGCCGTCGCGCGCGAGGCGGTCGAAGTTGGCCTGGACCTCGATCCAGGCGTTGCTGGCCTTGTTGCCGCCgctgatgaagcggaggccgcggaTCGCGCGCTGCGCGCCGGACTTGGTGCGGTCGAgctgcgcgcggcggcggcgctgtgcGCGGGCCTCGAGCGCGGCGTCGATGCCCGAGgacggcgccgcggcggcggccggcggcggcggctcccccGCCGCCGCGAGGTTGGCGCGGCTCTGGGTGCGCGTGAAGCGCTTGGTGAGGTCCTGCGAGAACTGCTTGGCGCGGCTGGCGGTGGCCTTGAGCTCCTGCGAGAACTGCAGTAGGCGGTGCGAGGAGGTCCGGCGCATCGCGGGCGAGCGCGACCGCGACGGCGCCGCGGACGACGACGGGGTCGGGTCCGGGTGGCGGCGGGGCGGAGCCGCCGCCGTCGGCTCGACGCTCCGCAGCACAATGTTGTCGTCCTCGAGGAGGTCCAGCGTGACCTCGACCAGCTCCTCCCCGTCGTC harbors:
- the LOC136519086 gene encoding respiratory burst oxidase homolog protein A-like; this encodes MRGGGAPGVGTPGRPRWGSGATTPRSLSTGSSPRGSDRSSDDGEELVEVTLDLLEDDNIVLRSVEPTAAAPPRRHPDPTPSSSAAPSRSRSPAMRRTSSHRLLQFSQELKATASRAKQFSQDLTKRFTRTQSRANLAAAGEPPPPAAAAAPSSGIDAALEARAQRRRRAQLDRTKSGAQRAIRGLRFISGGNKASNAWIEVQANFDRLARDGYLSRADFPKCIGMTESQEFAMELFDTLSRRRQMQVDKINKDELREIWQQITDNSFDSRLQIFFDMVDKNADGHITEAEVKEIIMLSASANKLSRLKEQAEEYAALIMEELDPEGLGYIELWQLETLLLQKDTYVNYSQALSYTSQALSQNLAGLRKRSPIRKISSTLNYYLEDNWKRLWVLAVWIGVMAGLFIWKFIQYRNRYVFDVMGYCVTTAKGAAETLKLNMALILLPVCRNTITWLRNTKAARALPFDDNINFHKTIAAAIVVGVVLHAGSHLVCDFPRLISSSEMKYAPLRKYFGENKPTYLALVKGVEGISGVIMVVCMLIAFTLATRWFRRSLVKLPRPFDKLTGFNAFWYSHHLFIIVYIALVIHGECLYLIHDWYKKTTWMYLAVPVGLYVGERTLRFFRSGSYSVRLLKVAIYPGNVLTLQMSKPPTFRYKSGQYMFVQCPAVSPFEWHPFSITSAPGDDYLSIHVRQLGDWTRELKRVFSAACEPPVGGKSGLLRADETTKKALPKLLIDGPYGSPAQDYSKYDVLLLVGLGIGATPFISILKDLLNNIIKMEEEEEASSDLYPPIGRSKAHVDLDTLMRITSKPKRVLKTTNAYFYWVTREQGSFDWFKGVMNEIAELDQRNIIEMHNYLTSVYEEGDARSALITMLQALNHAKNGVDIVSGTKVRTHFARPNFKKVLSKIATKHPYAKIGVFYCGAPVLAQELSKLCYEFNGKSTTKFEFHKEHF